TGACATGTGTACCTGTGATATTATATTTTGCAATAACCAACATAAGATAGCGAAAGGGGTAGGTTTTATGTTTGATGACAAGTTTGGACCTGAAGGTTTAACTTTTGACGATGTGCTGTTAATACCTGCTAAATCGGATGTGTTACCTCGTGAAGTAGATGTCAGTACTAATTTAACTCGTAATATTAAGTTAAACATTCCTATTATTAGTTCTGGCATGGACACCGTAACCGAAGCACGGATGGCCATTGCGATGGCGCGGGAAGGCGGACTGGGTGTAATTCATAAAAATATGTCGATCGAGCGACAGGCTAACGAGATTGATAAAGTTAAACGGTCAGAGCACGGAATTATTGTTGATCCTATTTTTCTTTCGCCCGAAAATACCTTACAAGATGCACATGATTTGATGGAAAAATACCGTATCTCAGGTGTACCTGTTACGGATAAGGGGAAGCTTGTCGGGATATTAACCAACCGTGATTTGCGTTTTGAAACGGATTTGAGGCGGAAAATTCGCGAATGCATGACTCATGAACATCTGATTACTGCACCTGTTGGCACTTCCCTTGAACAAGCTAAGGAAATTTTGCGCCAACACCGCATCGAAAAACTGCCGCTTGTAGATGAACACGGCAACCTGAAAGGGCTTATTACCATTAAAGACATCGAAAAAGCACAGAAATATCCTAATTCGGCCAAGGATAACAAAGGGCGGTTGTTAGTTGCTGCAGCCGTCGGCGTAGGCGCCGACATGATGGATCGCGTGGATGCTATCGTGGCGGCGAAAGTCGATGTCATCGTTATCGACACTGCACATGGTCATTCGCGTGGCGTACTTGAAGCTGTAAAGAAGATCAAACAGGCTTATCCCAATATCGATTTGATTGCCGGCAATGTTGCTACAGCAGAGGCAACCCGCGATTTAATTGAAGCAGGTGCTGATGCTGTAAAAGTAGGCATTGGGCCTGGGTCGATTTGTACTACTCGTGTTATTGCCGGTATCGGGGTTCCGCAAATTACGGCTATTTATGATTGCGCTCGTGCGGCACGGGAGTATAAAGTTCCGATTATTGCTGATGGTGGCATCAAGTATTCTGGTGATATTACCAAAGCCATTGCTGCTGGTGCTCATGTTGTAATGATTGGCAACTTACTGGCGGGTACCGAAGAAAGTCCGGGCGAAATGATCATTTATCAAGGTCGTAGTTATAAAGTTTATCGCGGCATGGGTTCTCTCGGCGCGATGGCGGAAGGCAGTAAAGACCGTTACTTCCAAGAAAACATGGACAAGCTTGTGCCGGAAGGTATTGAAGGTCGTGTTCCTTACAAGGGATCTGTGGCCGATACGGTTTTTCAGTTAGTAGGCGGCCTAAAGGCAGGCATGGGTTATTGCGGTGTGCGCAATATAGAAGAACTGATAAACAAAACACGGTTTATCCGGATAACAGGGGCCGGTTTAAAAGAAAGTCATCCTCACGATATTCATATTACTAAAGAAGCACCAAACTACAGTCTATGATGACATAAATGAAACACCGCTAGCTACCAAGCTGGCGGTGTTTCTAAATTTATAACGCGAAATTCGAAACCTTGTTCTTGAAAATAAGTAATAATATGCGGTAAAGCCTTTACTGTTTCACTATGACCACGGCCATCATGCATCAGGACAATAGCGTGATTCCAGAGAAATTTGTTCCGCATTTGCCGGATTATATTGTCTACGATTTGCGGAGCCTTAGCACTAGAGGCATCGCCGGAACTAATATTCCACCCAATTTCTACATAACCATCTTGTTCCAAAGCTTTCCAATATTCTTTGGTAAAACTGCCTGCTGAACCGCCTGGCGCGCGCGAAATTCGCGGCCGTACACCAATGACGTTTTTAATAACATCATCTGTTTGATGCAGCTGTCTAATATACGTATGCGCAGATTGATACAACTGGCTATAAATATGGTTGTAAGAATGGTTACCAATCGCATGACCTTCTTCGAAAGTTCTCTTAAGAATATGCGGATATTGTTCAACTTGTGAACCGACAACAAAGAAGGTAGCCTTAATACCATATTGGCGGAGTATATCCAGTACTTTTGGCGTATTTTCCGGATCGGGACCATCATCAAATGTAAGGTACACTATTTTTTCCGCATAATAAGGTGTAACAACCGGCAAGGCTGTCGGCAAATTGCGTACTTTACGCTCGGCAACCGTATATTTGTCATATACCGGTTTTCCGGGCTGCAACACTGTATTCGTTTCGTCCATCAATAAACTATATGGATATTCGATTGGCAGGTTAACTACGGCAGCGGCGGTTTTGGTTTCTTCACCACTACTAGACGAAACATTACGGCCTTCAAAGGCTAACGTAGCTAATGGACAAATGGCTAAGAGCGCAAACACTAAACTGCCAAAACCGCAGGCAAAACGAAAATACTTTGGCAATAACATCATTAATTACTCCTATGTTGACTGCAGTGAAGATTATTCGCTGCCTATCGTTAAAAATCCTGCGCGCAAAAGTTAAGCGCCTTTCGGATATACTAGGAAAGAAGAGGATGGTGATATTTTATGCGTTGGCGTGAATATATCATTGACGGCATTATTGTCGTGGTTATTTTGAGCATCTTTGCCGGTATTGGCTACGCCTTTTTCAGTCTTCCACGTACAGATACCATCGATAATCTTCAGCATATTGCTGCAACGCAAGTATTTGACATAAACGGACAGTTAATTTCTAAATTATTCGAAGAAAACCGGATCGTCGTGTCGATAAACAATATCTCGCCATATGTACAGCAAGCAATTATTGCCAATGAAGATACCCGGTTTTATAGTCATTTCGGCATTGACCCCATAGGAATAGTCCGTGCCCTAATTGTTGACATCCGTACTCGCAGCTTGGCGGAAGGAGGGAGCACTATTACGCAGCAATTAGCGAAAAATATGTTTTTGACCCAAGAACGAACCCTAGGACGCAAAATCAAGGAAGCGTTGTTGGCCATTGTCATCGAACGCAAGTTCTCTAAACAGGAAATCCTTCAAGCTTATCTCAATCAAGTTTATTTCGGCGAAGGCGCTTATGGTATAGAAGCGGCCGCTCAGGTCTATTTTGGCAAACATGCCAACGAATTGACGCTTGGCGAAAGCGCGTTGCTTGCCGGGTTACCCCGTGGTCCCAATATCTATTCACCATACATTGATTTAAAAGCAGCGTTGGATCGTCGGGCTATTGTGTTGGCGGGCATGGTGAAGGAAGGGTATATAACTGCAGAACAAGCAGCAAAGGCCAATGCTGAGCCGTTGGTGTTAGCGGGAAAAAAGAAGCGTGTGGTGCAAGCTTCTTATTTTCTTGACTATGTAGCCAACGAGCTGGTCAGTCGGTATGGCGCCAATCGTGTTTATAAAGGCGGGTTAAAAGTTTATACCACCTTGGATATAAAAACCCAGCAGGCAGCTGAAGCCGTGTTAGGCGAGAGGCAAGGAGCGGTCTTGGCGCTTGATCCGCGTACTGGGTATATAAAGGCGATGGTAGGGGGACGAAATTATGAAGAAAGCCAAATTAACCGTGTTACTGCCGAAGTTCGCCAACCTGGCTCAGCCTTCAAACCATTTGTTTACAGCGCGGCGTTGATGCAGGGTCTAACACCTGCATCGGTCATTGTCGACGAGCCGATTAACATCGGCGGTTACCAACCAAAAAACTATGATAAAAAATATCGCGGTCCTATTACCGTGAAGAAAGCGCTCAGATGGTCAGTCAATGTAGCGGCGGTAAAAGTAGCCAACCAGGTTGGCATGGACAACATATTATCACTGGCACGAACTATGGGTATCTCGACTATAGTTCCTGAAGACAATAACCTAGCTGCAGCTTTGGGAGGACTACGCCGAGGCGTTAATCTGCTT
The genomic region above belongs to Thermosinus carboxydivorans Nor1 and contains:
- the guaB gene encoding IMP dehydrogenase, whose protein sequence is MFDDKFGPEGLTFDDVLLIPAKSDVLPREVDVSTNLTRNIKLNIPIISSGMDTVTEARMAIAMAREGGLGVIHKNMSIERQANEIDKVKRSEHGIIVDPIFLSPENTLQDAHDLMEKYRISGVPVTDKGKLVGILTNRDLRFETDLRRKIRECMTHEHLITAPVGTSLEQAKEILRQHRIEKLPLVDEHGNLKGLITIKDIEKAQKYPNSAKDNKGRLLVAAAVGVGADMMDRVDAIVAAKVDVIVIDTAHGHSRGVLEAVKKIKQAYPNIDLIAGNVATAEATRDLIEAGADAVKVGIGPGSICTTRVIAGIGVPQITAIYDCARAAREYKVPIIADGGIKYSGDITKAIAAGAHVVMIGNLLAGTEESPGEMIIYQGRSYKVYRGMGSLGAMAEGSKDRYFQENMDKLVPEGIEGRVPYKGSVADTVFQLVGGLKAGMGYCGVRNIEELINKTRFIRITGAGLKESHPHDIHITKEAPNYSL
- a CDS encoding polysaccharide deacetylase family protein, whose translation is MMLLPKYFRFACGFGSLVFALLAICPLATLAFEGRNVSSSSGEETKTAAAVVNLPIEYPYSLLMDETNTVLQPGKPVYDKYTVAERKVRNLPTALPVVTPYYAEKIVYLTFDDGPDPENTPKVLDILRQYGIKATFFVVGSQVEQYPHILKRTFEEGHAIGNHSYNHIYSQLYQSAHTYIRQLHQTDDVIKNVIGVRPRISRAPGGSAGSFTKEYWKALEQDGYVEIGWNISSGDASSAKAPQIVDNIIRQMRNKFLWNHAIVLMHDGRGHSETVKALPHIITYFQEQGFEFRVINLETPPAW
- a CDS encoding transglycosylase domain-containing protein, whose product is MRWREYIIDGIIVVVILSIFAGIGYAFFSLPRTDTIDNLQHIAATQVFDINGQLISKLFEENRIVVSINNISPYVQQAIIANEDTRFYSHFGIDPIGIVRALIVDIRTRSLAEGGSTITQQLAKNMFLTQERTLGRKIKEALLAIVIERKFSKQEILQAYLNQVYFGEGAYGIEAAAQVYFGKHANELTLGESALLAGLPRGPNIYSPYIDLKAALDRRAIVLAGMVKEGYITAEQAAKANAEPLVLAGKKKRVVQASYFLDYVANELVSRYGANRVYKGGLKVYTTLDIKTQQAAEAVLGERQGAVLALDPRTGYIKAMVGGRNYEESQINRVTAEVRQPGSAFKPFVYSAALMQGLTPASVIVDEPINIGGYQPKNYDKKYRGPITVKKALRWSVNVAAVKVANQVGMDNILSLARTMGISTIVPEDNNLAAALGGLRRGVNLLELTTAYTAFANSGILSQPIAILKVLDEKDQVLEEGRLNQRAVLSPEIAYLMTDMMRGVIQDGTATNANIGRPAAGKTGTTDDYVTAWFIGYTPELLVGIYIGNDDWKPVGISGTEVAGLWGAMMAKVLAGTTPADFAVPRNIITNVPICADSGKRSSGGCPEVEYSAFIKGTEPTTVDPRSWPGLAFPDWRARQQLEEPSTDQRAEPKRDQKDERPRWKLPWPRLPGF